The following are from one region of the Strix aluco isolate bStrAlu1 chromosome 30, bStrAlu1.hap1, whole genome shotgun sequence genome:
- the LOC141916722 gene encoding feather beta keratin-like — MSCYDLCRPCGPTPLANSCNEPCVRQCQDSRVVIQPSPVVVTLPGPILSSFPQNTAVGSTTSAAVGNILSEEGVPINSGGFGLSGLGGRYCGRRCLPC; from the coding sequence atgtcctgctACGATCTGTGCCGTCCCTGTGGCCCAACCccacttgccaacagctgcaacgagccctgtgtcaggcagtgccaggactcccgcGTGGTGATCCAGCCCtctcccgtggtggtgaccctgcccggacccatcctcagctccttcccccagaacaCCGCCGTGGGAtccaccacctctgctgctgTTGGAAATATCCTGAGTGAGgagggagtgcccatcaactccgggggctttggcctctctggccttggtggccgttactgtggcagaaggtgcctgcCCTGCTAG
- the LOC141916697 gene encoding feather beta keratin-like, whose translation MSCYDLCRPCGPTPLANSCNEPCVRQCQDSRVVIQPSPVVVTLPGPILSSFPQNTAVGSTTSAAVGNILSEEGVPINSGGFGLSGLGGRYCGRRCLPC comes from the coding sequence atgtcctgctACGATCTGTGCCGTCCCTGTGGCCCAACCccacttgccaacagctgcaacgagccctgtgtcaggcagtgccaggactcccgcGTGGTGATCCAGCCCtctcccgtggtggtgaccctgcccggacccatcctcagctcttTCCCCCAGAACACCGCCGTGGGATCCACCACCTCCGCTGCTGTTGGAAACATCCTGAGTGAGgagggagtgcccatcaactccgggggctttggcctctctggccttggtggccgttactgtggcagaaggtgcctgcCCTGCTAA
- the LOC141916798 gene encoding feather beta keratin-like, which yields MSCYDLCRPCGPTPLANSCNEPCVRQCQDSRVVIQPSPVVVTLPGPILSSFPQNTAVGSTTSAAVGNILSEEGVPINSGGFGLSGLGGRYCGRRCLPC from the coding sequence atgtcctgctACGATCTGTGCCGTCCCTGTGGCCCAACCccacttgccaacagctgcaacgagccctgtgtcaggcagtgccaggactcccgcGTGGTGATCCAGCCCtctcccgtggtggtgaccctgcccggacccatcctcagctccttcccccagaacaCCGCCGTGGGATCCACCACCTCCGCTGCTGTTGGAAACATCCTGAGTGAGgagggagtgcccatcaactccgggggctttggcctctctggccttggtggccgttactgtggcagaaggtgcctgcCCTGCTAG
- the LOC141916797 gene encoding feather beta keratin-like: MLCIEDELVGKHLTCTKGASGPGAVWTSIKASATAQSLIHFSCLLLGEQVHLRPTAMSCYDLCRPCGPTPLANSCNEPCVRQCQDSRVVIQPSPVVVTLPGPILSSFPQNTAVGSSASAAVGNILSAEGVPINSGGFGLSGLGGRYCGRRCLPC; this comes from the exons ATGCTTTGCATTGAAGATGAGCTTGTTGGCAAACACCTTACATGCacaaagggtgcctctgggcctgggGCGGTCTGGACCAGTATAAAAGCCAGTGCCACAGCACAGTCCCTCATCCACTTCTCTTGCCTTCTCCTTGGTGAAC aGGTGCACCTCCGAcccacagccatgtcctgctACGATCTGTGCCGTCCCTGTGGCCCAACCccacttgccaacagctgcaacgagccctgtgtcaggcagtgccaggactcccgcGTGGTGATCCAGCCCtctcccgtggtggtgaccctgcctggacccatcctcagctccttcccccagaacaCCGCCGTGGGATCCTCAGCATCTGCTGCTGTTGGCAACATCCTGAGtgctgagggagtgcccatcaactccgggggctttggcctctctggccttggtggccgttactgtggcagaaggtgcctgcCCTGCTAG